In Euwallacea similis isolate ESF13 chromosome 17, ESF131.1, whole genome shotgun sequence, a single window of DNA contains:
- the LOC136414536 gene encoding uncharacterized protein, whose translation MCLHGNLEHGDEFFVTMKKTRSIVNIYCQFCGKLEPHVDKLRNHIQTTHGGVSFTCPSCPNRKFRVPRNLFSHRRLESLVNNVELICPQCALHFYEPISFKEHMTLIHKMEQSDFYYQCILCPEKINDDLESHVHKHGIFYNPTAACTYDGRIALENGRPTINIYKKQCLVCAKLVIGKKLYVHFLKSHMRENKCTICHLKFETLSLLKLHLQKYNISSMYMPVDRTEELPLGKLILQGKRKIDPLKRDMEECWTCFSLLNINQLENHIMSHKEKGTKVYLKPHGKKKKHSTYNCVICGDCKLKVFNIGPHLAVHRAERERSKNQTNPSDSHSSSKLDTFGLDRHHSVDYPTKMFYDRLIPCKNDKSSLEHSVYPQKEKDFNRKKMSKIQDMKCGDCTQQTNSLVVKGELNLFPLNDSNSSSKDLLDNQSSLKFCDGEGHSSRLSERFSSELSQDRSVSKDLFDTTHDNLSSHKMSYSSLEGRFQSPKRGKYVRNSDSFSLKFRFQPPDRSPSRNDLIWRDFDPTPNFKCAYCSNVFDSLEQKESHIKVQHIAFPQQVQLFTNQIMVGLNQNTTMHPQGFQQVMDLRLAQARSLGPVQPFGPIQQRGSRHYVNPWKQ comes from the coding sequence ATGTGTCTTCACGGAAATTTGGAACATGGCGACGAATTCTTTGTAACTATGAAGAAGACAAGATCAATAGTGAATATTTACTGTCAATTTTGTGGGAAATTGGAACCTCATGTGGATAAATTGAGAAATCACATACAGACTACACATGGAGGTGTTTCATTTACTTGTCCTTCTTGTCCGAATCGTAAGTTTCGTGTTCCTCGCAATTTATTTTCCCATCGCCGCTTAGAATCTTTGGTCAATAACGTGGAGTTGATTTGCCCTCAATGTGCGCTGCATTTCTACGAACCAATATCATTCAAAGAGCACATGACTCTGATTCATAAAATGGAACAATCCGACTTTTATTACCAATGTATTTTATGCCCAGAAAAAATCAACGATGATTTAGAGTCTCATGTTCATAAACATGGCATCTTCTATAATCCAACTGCTGCATGCACTTATGATGGTAGAATAGCCTTAGAAAATGGTCGTCCtactataaatatttataagaaaCAATGTCTGGTATGCGCCAAATTAGTCATTGGTAAAAAGCTTTATGTTCATTTCTTAAAATCACACATGCGAGAGAACAAGTGCACGATCTGTCACTTGAAATTCGAGactttatcattattaaaGCTTCACTTACAAAAGTATAATATTTCAAGTATGTATATGCCAGTTGATCGTACAGAGGAGCTGCCCCTTGGAAAACTAATACTACAGGGGAAGAGAAAAATTGACCCATTGAAAAGAGATATGGAGGAGTGTTGGACTTGCTTCAGTCTACTGAACATAAACCAATTGGAAAACCACATTATGAGCCACAAAGAAAAAGGCACTAAGGTTTACTTGAAACCACATGGGAAGAAAAAGAAGCACTCCACATACAATTGCGTTATATGTGGGGATTGTAAACtgaaagtatttaatataGGACCGCATTTAGCTGTACACAGGGCTGAGCGAGAGAGGAGTAAAAACCAGACAAATCCAAGTGACTCACATAGTTCTTCTAAACTGGACACATTTGGACTAGATCGCCACCATTCAGTAGATTATCCAACAAAGATGTTTTACGATCGTCTAATACCCTGTAAAAATGACAAATCCTCCTTGGAACATAGCGTATACCCTCAGAaggaaaaagattttaatagAAAGAAAATGAGTAAGATACAAGATATGAAGTGCGGGGATTGTACTCAACAAACAAATTCATTGGTCGTCAAAGGGGAACTAAatctttttcctttaaatgaTAGCAATTCTTCTtcaaaggatttattagataaTCAgtcttcattaaaattttgcgaTGGAGAAGGACATTCTTCAAGATTGAGCGAACGTTTCTCAAGCGAACTTAGTCAAGACAGATCAGTATCAAAGGATCTATTCGATACGACTCACGATAATCTATCATCCCATAAAATGAGTTACTCCTCATTAGAAGGTCGCTTTCAATCTCCGAAAAGGGGAAAGTACGTCAGAAATAGCGATAGTTTCTCATTGAAATTCCGCTTCCAGCCTCCTGACAGAAGCCCCAGTAGGAACGACCTAATATGGCGTGATTTTGACCCAACACCAAATTTTAAGTGCGCCTATTGCAGTAACGTTTTCGATTCCTTGGAACAAAAGGAAAGCCATATAAAAGTGCAGCACATTGCATTCCCTCAACAAGTACAGCTGTTTACCAATCAAATAATGGTGGGATTGAATCAGAACACGACGATGCATCCTCAGGGTTTCCAACAGGTAATGGATCTAAGGCTCGCACAAGCCAGATCTCTTGGGCCAGTACAGCCTTTTGGGCCAATTCAGCAAAGAGGCTCTAGGCATTATGTGAACCCATGGAAGCAGTGA